From the Ignavibacteria bacterium genome, the window GTTCCGCGCGAGGATGAAGTACCCCTTTTCTTGGAGGTGTTCCGAGGCTCGTTGCTCGGCATCTCGTCCAACATGAACCTTATTCACGGTATCCTCCCGATATTCGCGCCCTATGATCGCTCAGCTCACGGGCCTGGTGGCTCAAAAACATGGAATGGACATCGTGATAGACTGTCACGGTGTTGGGTATGCTGTGAGCGTTCCGTTGTCCACTGCAGACAATGTGCCTGCGATCGGTCAAAACGTGACATTGCTCACCATCATGGTAGTGCGCGAGGATGCAATGTTGCTCTTTGGATTCAGCACCGCCGCCGAGCGTGATGCGTTCAAACTCCTCACATCCATTCAAGGAATAGGGGGCAGGATAGCGCTCGGTATCCTTTCTTCATCGTCGCTCTCCGACCTACGCAAGGCACTCGTCAACGGAAACCTTGCTGCCTTGCAGCGTCTACCGGGTATCGGGAAGAAGACCGCAGAACGTCTCGTAGTTGAACTCAGGGAAAAATTCATCGGCGTGGTACCGGATGGCCAATCGTCGGCACCTTCCGATCTGTCACTTTCTGCCGATGTTGCGATCAGTGCACTACAAGCCCTCGGCTACGCTCGCCCCGCCGCCGAAAAAGCCGTCAAAGCTGCCCTCGCCTCAAATCCGGATGCCGCCTCTTCCCCTGAAAAACTCATTCGTCTCTCCCTCCAATTAGCACATTAGCACATTAGCACACTAACGAACCATGCTTCTCATCATCCCCGCCATCGACCTCTCCAAGGGTCACGCACTGCGTTGCGTGAAGGGTGTGCCCGGAACTGAGACCTTGTATTCGGAGATCAGTGAGCATCCGGTGGAGTTGGCTCAGCTATGGAGACGAGAGAACGCGAAGTGTCTACACGTAACGGATGTTGATTCGTTGTCAGGGGATACCTCTGGCGTGAACCTCGCTGCTGTGATCGAGATCCAAAAGGCCGTGGATATCCCCGTGCAGATCGTTACGTGGCAGTCAACGGTGAAGGCCTATCGTACGTTACTTGAGGCCGGCGTCTATCGTGTTGCGATCAGCAGTGTTGCGTGGACGGATCCTGAGGGCGTTCGAGACCTGATCGATGAATACGGATCGAGTCGGGTGATCTTCGGTGTTCGTGCGCATCACAGTGATGTGGATCTCGGTGAATCCGTTGGAATGGTGGCCGATGAGGAGTTCATTCGACATGTGTTTGAACTCGGCGGCAGACGTATCATCTATACTGAGGTTGACTGGGAAGGCAAGCTCACGGGAGAAGATGTAGAGACCATTATTCGCATTGCAGCGGCCGCCCCGGTGCGCATTACAATGGCAGGTGGAATCGCGTCGCCCCAACACCTTTGGGCTCTGCAAAACAGTGTTCCGCGGAATGTGGACTCTGTGGTGATCGGAAGAGCGATGTATGAGAATAGATTCCCGTGTCAGAACATCTGGCGCAGCGCTGAGGCAAAACTCGAACCCGAAATCCACGCGCATGCGAATGAGATCGCCCAGCAATCATCGATCTCAAAGCTTGATCGCGATCGGTAATGCAAGTGTTAGCTCAATGAGGAGCCGCTTGTACGGCATTGAAAGTTGAGAGCGAAGTACTAGTGGCAGCGATAGTATGCATGCAACCCATGCAAGTGACACTGGCCAGAGCATCGTAGTGCGGAGCAACCACGTGCACAAGACAAGGGTGACGATCGAAATGAAGAGGAACCATCGTGTCCCGGCTTCTCCGAGCAATCGTGCAATGCTTGGTTGATCAAGTGATTCATCGATCACCTTGTCCGGTAAACTCTCTAGAACGATCGTTGCAGCAACCATTGTGATGTGTGCAGTAATCGCGCCGATCGCTATCGTCGGGATACCATCGGCCAAGATCAAAGGCACGGACCACACTGCTACGATATAGGCGAGTGCCACGTTCACGTCTTTGATGGCGCCTAACCACCGAGATCCTATCATCCTTTGGAAGACGTGATGTAGGCCAAAGAGGATCGAGACCAGAGCCGCAACAAAGAGACTCTCCCAAGGAAGCGTAAACACCCCCACAATTGCACTAGCAGCTCCTACGGCAACCACCCCGAACGTCAACGATGTCCGATAACGGCTGTGGAATTGGTGCCGAAGTGTTGGATAGCCGTTATTGGAACGACGTGTGTCTATCAACCTGTCAGCCGTGTACAGGCACCAGGTTGCTCCGGGCACCACAAACCACCAAGAGAAGGGAAGGGGCGTACCAAGTGCCACAGAAGAGTAGATTCCTCCACCGAGGATACCAAGTAGGATGTCAAGATTAAGGAAATGGACGATCACTGAGTCAGCTGATACACCACTCCCACACTCGCACCGGCAACGGAGTAACCATTCTCGCTGAACGCATAGTTGTATCTCCCGGCCACATCTACGTCGAGCTTATCCGAAAGAGGGATCAGAACCCCAACAAGTCCGCCCGCGGATCCACGGACGGCGCTTGCACCATCAATGGCCACCGGCACATTGCCCACCATCACGTCTAGGGTGAGGAACCCTAAGCCCCCTTCAACCGTGACATACGGCGTCCAGCCGTGCTTGATAGCGCGCCAAGTGACAGTTGCGAGGATCTGGTAGTACGTAGCGGAGTATTCGGAGAAGTCGCCGTTCTCATTTTCGCTCATGGGCGACCACATCCAGGTTCCCTTTGCTCCAACCCTCCAGTTACGGTCGAGGGCGAATTGATATCCCAGATTGAACCCAAGTCCCGGCTTTATACCGAACGTATCGGCCAGATGTCCGCCCGGGGCAAGGTATGTAAGCGAGATCGGCAGATAACTCCTGGCCGACTGTGCTTCTGAGTTGGCGGAAGCTGCTAAGAAGAGCAGGAAAACGAGTGTAGTGAATCGCATCATAGTCGCTGGGGATAATATTGGTGGACGTTCCAAGATAGTCAAACCCCATCGGTGGCGTATGAAGACGTTGATTTCTCGTATGTTTGCGCGATTGACGGACGTACGCGTTCGATTGGAAACACGAAGGACGGACATGCCCCAGATCATCATCGATGGACGCATCATAGAGGCCTCGCCTGGTCAAACGATCATTGAGGCGGCTCTCGAGAACGGCATCACCATACCGCACTTCTGCTGGCACCCCGCACTGACGGTGGCCGGCAATTGCAGGATGTGCCTTGTGAATGTAGGTTCCCATAAGAAGGACACCGACGGATCGCTGATGTATGGCGACGACGGCGCTCCGGTTGTGAACTGGATCCCCAAGATGCAGATCGCTTGCTCCACGCCCGTGGCGGATGGGATGATCGTAGACACCTCAAGTGAGAAGGCCGAAACGGCTCAGAATTCTGTGATGGAATTCCTCCTCATCAACCATCCTCTCGACTGTCCTATCTGCGATGAAGCCGGACAGTGTAAGCTCCAGGAGTATGCCTTTACGCATTCGAAGGGGCAGAGCAGGTTCAGCGAAGAAAAGGTTCACAAAGAAAAGCGCATAGAGTTTGGTCCGAACGTGATGTTCGACGGAGAACGCTGTATCTCGTGTTCACGCTGCATTCGATTTGCCGATGAAGTAGCAAAGCAACCGGTGCTCACATTTGTGCAGCGTGGAGACAAGGTCACGATCCGCACATTCCCGGGAACAACATTCGACAGTCAATATTCGATGAACGTCATCGATATCTGTCCGGTTGGCGCGCTCACAAGCATCGACTTCCGCTTCAAGGCTCGTGTGTGGGAGATGTCTTTCACAGACTCTGTGTGTCCGGGCTGCGCTCGTGGTTGTAACATCAAGATCGGTGTGATGAATAACGAGGTTCTGCGAACGGAACCACGCACCAACATGCATGTGAATACCTACTGGATGTGTGACCATGGCAGGCTTGCAGCTCCGGGTCTTGTGAACGACAACCGCTTGAGCGGGCCAAAGGTCCGCCGTCAAGGCGTTCTTGTCGACGCCACATGGGACGAAGCGATCAATGCGGCTTCGGCTGCTCTGAAAGATCTCAAGGCTTCGCAAGTGGCTGTCATCGGCTCCGCTCATGCCTCAAACGAAGACAACTATGTGTTGGGTCGTCTTGCGCACGATGTCCTCAAAACAACAACGATCGATTACGTAAAGCACAACGACCACTCCTTTGGCGATGACATCCTTCGAGTGAATGACGTAAGCCCGAATGCGATCGGCGCTCACAGTGTTGGCATCGCACCAAAGGGAGACGGACATGGGATCGATTCCATGGCTGATCGTATCCGTCGTGGTGACGTGAAGGCACTCATCGTGATGAACGAGGATCTGGCGTCGCATTCACCAGCTCTTGCTGAAGCGGCAGCATCGGTGGAAACGCTCATCGTTCTCGCATCGCATAATTCCGTGACTGCTAAGCAAGCCAACATCCTGCTTCCAACAGCAACATGGGCAGAGGCCGACGGTACGTTCACGAACATGATGCACCGCGTGCAGCGCTTCCAACCAGCAGTTGTTACAACAGAGAATCAGCGGACGATGGGCCTCAAGATGAGCCGGTGGGATAAGTTCGGTGCTCCAAATGATCGTTGGTCCAATGGCGAACGTCGCGACTGCAAGCCAGCGTGGAACATCGTTAAGCAGATCGCCGCAGCACTCGGAACCAATTGGTCGTATACGTCCGGTTCGGATGTCTTTGCAGACATCACAAAACACGTAAGCCCCTTTGCAGGGATGTCCTATGAACTTCTCGATGCTCATCAAGGTCTCGTCCTTGGGAAGGCCTCGAATCCAGAGCCAGTTGGCGTTGTTTACGAATCACATGTGATGAAACCGCAATAACCGCCATGTCCCTAATACAACTCATCATCATCGTTATTCAGGCCACGATCCTGCTCACCCTTATGTTGGTGTGTGCGGCATATATGGTTCTGGCAGAACGAAAGATCGCAGCCTGGATCCAGAATCGCGTTGGACCGAACCGTGTTGGTCCGTGGGGTTTGTTCCAGTCTTTTGCAGACGTGATCAAGCTGAATCTGAAGGAAGACATCGTTCCTGCAGCAGCTGATTACAAATTCCACGCATTAGCACCGGTGATCGCCATTGGTGTTGCCATTACGGTCTATGCGATCATTCCATTTAGCGCTCCGCTAGTTGAGATCGATGGTATTCAGTACGGTCTCTCAATGGCACCGAACATGAACATCGGTATCCTTGCGATGCTGGCCATGACGTCTGTTGGCGTCTACGGGATCGCATTGGCAGGGTGGAGCTCGAATAACAAGTACTCGCTCATGGGCGGCCTCCGCTCTGCAGCACAGATGATCAGCTACGAACTCTCGATGGGACTTGCCATCATCGGTGTAGTGTTGATCGCCGGATCATTGAATCTTGTGGAGATCATTCAGGCGCAGACCAACGGGATCTGGTATGTCTTCCTCCAGCCCGTGGGTTTCATCCTGTTCTTCATCACGGCACTTGCTGAAACCAATCGTGCACCGTTTGACCTTCCTGAGGCAGAGCCGGAGCTTGTTGGCGGTTATCACACAGAATATTCCGGCATGAAATTCGGACTGTTGTACCTGGCTGAGTACGCAAATATCTTGGCCTCAAGTGCGATCATGGCAGCATTGTTCTTGGGCGGATGGGATGCGATCCCATTCCTCGATGATAGCGCCATCCTTGGTCTTGCGCCGAATTCCATTCCGCTTGTTCTCCTCGGACACATTGCGTTCTTAACCAAGGCCCTTGCCCTCGTCTTTGTCTTCATTTGGGTTCGTTGGTCGCTCCCACGCTTCCGTTACGACCAGCTGATGAACCTCGGGTGGAAGGTTCTCCTTCCGATCTCTCTAGTCAACGTCATCCTCACAGGACTTGGCGTCCTCTTCTTCGATTAACACGTACCTCCGTACCTCCGTAACTCCGTATCTTCTTCAATGGCAAACATCACCTCAAATACTGAATCACAGCGACTGACCTTCTGGGAACGCATCTACCTGCCCGAGATCGCTAAGGGGCTTGGGTTGACGTTCAAGCAGATGTTCAAGCCATCGTTCACACGTCAGTACCCTGAAGAACGCTGGATCCCCGAAGGTTCGTATCGCGGCCGTCCCGTCCTCGTTCTTGAAGAAGATGGCGAACGCTGTGTTGCATGCGGTCTTTGTTCACGCGTCTGCCCGGCATTGGCCATTGAGGTCCGCGCCGCGGAGACGGACAAGGACAAGGAACGTTATCCGGAGAAGTTCGAGATCAACATGCTTCGCTGCATCTATTGCGGCTTCTGCGAAGAAGTATGTCCGGAAGAAGCCATTGTCATGAGCAAGGACTACGAACTCGTGTTCAGCTCCCAAGAAGAAGGCATCTTCGGCAAGGACAAACTCCTCGTGGCGGTAGCACAACTGCAGGAACGGCTTGAGTTCTTACGCCAATGGCGTTAAGCTGACAAAGTCACCACATGACGTGTATTCCGGCCTGACTGAAACGTTGATCAGCGGAAACGATAGTACAGTTCTCTTCCGTGGCTTGGGCAACGAGAAGGCGATCGAATGGGTCTCGATGATCCCAGTCGAGTCGGGCAGCAACAATCGCGTGCCGTGCAGTGATAGGTAAGAATCGAAAGTCATAGTCGACCATTCGACGGTCAATGTTCTCGAGCAGCCTCGCAGCTTGAGGCAGTTTACCGATCTCGAGTTTTCGCTGTAGCTCATAGAGGCTAACAGGTGAAACAAAGATCGTAGCCGACTTCCTACAAAGTGCCTTCTTGACCCTTGGTGAGAATCGTTCCGGTTCCTGATCGAACCACAAGAGTGCGTGCGTATCCAGCAGAATGTTCTGCATTACCAGTTCAACGGATCGTTGGGATCGTGTTCATCAGCGAATTCATCAGCTACTGAGTACGTAGTGCTATTAGCGCCCGCAGGAGTATCTCCTGCAACCACCCCGAGGCCCATCGGTCGAAGATTCTCATCTGATCGATCATCTAGAGGGACTATCTGAACCGCTGGCTTCCCTCGGCGTGAAATGATGACCTCTTCTCCGGCCAGCGCGGCCTCTACCAGCTGAGAGAGTGTCGACTTTGCCTTATGCATGTTGACCATGATCATCGTAGTGCCTGTTGACGTTTGAATCGTGACAGACAACATGCGAAATAGCTAGATATTTCGCAATCTAGCTAGATAGATGCAACACGTTTAGGCTATCTCTCTCAGAAGTGCTTGTCGCTCGATCTCGAGCTGGCGGATCCTGCGCTCAAGTGAGTCCAGTTCCTCCGGCATAGAATCGATCTCGATCCGAAGCTTTGATGCGGCCTCATCAACGAGGTCGATTGCCTTATCCGGCAGGAATCGGTCGGTAATGTAGCGGTGGGAGAGTTGAGCGGCTGCTACGATTGCGCCGTCAGTGATACGCACGCCGTGGTGGACCTCATAGCGCTCCTTGAGACCTCGGAGAATGCTGATGGCATCATCAACCGTGGGTTCGGCAACGTAGACCTTTTGGAACCGATGTTCAAGTGCCGGGTCCTTTTCGATGTGTTTCTGAAACTCATCAAGCGTTGTAGCGCCGATGGCACGCAGGTCTCCGCGCGCAAGAGCAGGCTTGAGAATATTTGCAGCGTCCATAGCGCCCCCTGTGGCACCTGCGCCCACAAGGGTGTGAAGTTCGTCGATGAAGAGGATGAACTCGCCATTCGACTCGCTGACTTCTTTGACCACGGCCTTGAGACGTTCCTCAAACTGACCGCGGAATTGTGTTCCGGCAATGAGCGCACCCATGTCGAGAGAATAGATGGTCTTTGACTGCAGCGTCTCGGGCACATCCTGAGAAACGATCCGCTGGGCAAGCCCTTCAACGATGGCGGTCTTGCCAACACCGGGCTCGCCGATGAGGACTGGATTATTCTTGGTCCGGCGCGAGAGCACCTGAAGCACACGCCGGATCTCTTCTTCACGTCCGATCACTGGATCGATCTTGCCCTTACGAGCCTCTTCGTTTAGGTTCCGTGCATACTTCTGCAGCGATTGATATTTGTCTTCGGGATTCTGATCGGTGATGCGACGATTTCCGCGTAGCTCCTTCAACACCTTTAACACTGCGTCTCGAGTGAGTCCTTGGTCCTTGAGCAATTGTCCGGCGGAGTTCTTCGAGGCGATCATCGCCAACAAGAGATGTTCTGTTGAAATGTACTCATCGCTCAAACCGGAAGCCTCTTTGAAGGCATCCTGCAACACGCGTTGGGTGTCGTTCGAAAGATGGGTGCCACCAAAACCTTGAACCTTTGGCAACGCACGGACAAGATCATCGGACTTCTGACGGATGAACTCGGCGTTGACACCGACCTTTGTGAGAACGGGCACTACCACGCCATCAGAGTCCTGAAGCATTGCGACCAGAACATGGACGGGTTCGATAGCCTGGTTCTCGTTGTCTGCCCCGATCTGCTGGGCGTTTTGAACGGCCTCTTGGGCCTTGAGGGTAAGCTTATTGAAGTTCACGTTCTACCTCCTGTGCGTTAGAGCAGAGGCTAAGACGAACGAGGACCCGGCTTAGTCCGTTGGAAGTGACCGTAGGTCTTCGGCCGCCCTGAGGTAGGCATCGGGTTTCACCCCAACACCCAATTGCATTGGGTTGTCAAGCGCAAAGATCAGCACCAGTACAAGAGCCAGCATCAATGATACGAGCCATGTATACATCAAGTGGATCCTCCGGTCGAGCATACCGAAGAACCACAGAAACACCACTGTTACTCCGGCCCCAATAAGAAGCACGATCTTGAGAAAGGGGCTCATATGGTCGCCGGTAGCCGAGATACGTTGATACCGCTCTTCCGACATTGCACCGAGGATGTCGAGCATCGACAGGTAGACGGATTCTTGACGTGGTCCAACGGGTTCGATCGATCGTACGATTTCCCAGATACGACCAAAGTGATGGTGATGTGTTTTGAGTCGGTTATGTTCAAGGTCAACATTCCATTCCTGCGTGGCCACATGTTCAGTGTAACGCAGGCAAGCCATCCGAAGTGAATCTGAAATGTCAGGGCTAAAGGTTCGAGCGGCTTGAGCAACATCAACCAGCATAGCCGCTTCACGTACAGAAGACTCAGCCACCAGATCGCGTCGTGTTTGGCCATGGCTGACTAAAAGCCCCAAGATCACTGCATACAACACACCGAACGTTGCATAGACTGCAGCCGTCACTTCGTTGTGTGGTTGCAGCAAAGCCCCCTTCACTCTACGATGAATGAGGACGTGGATCAATGTTGTGATCGTTGCCGCCAGAAAGCAGAGTGCTATGATGAGGATAAGGGTCACGTCAGAACCTAACGTCGAAAATGTGAATAGGTTGGGAACGACCGCGGATGTGTTCTTCGCCCTCGTCAATAAAGGAAATGTTGTCCAACGTTACGTTCCTGCGAACATCATCGCTGATCAAGATCCCGATCCCACGTTCCTTTGTTAGAGCTTCAAGACGAGCGGCCACATTCACGGTATCGCCAATGGCCGTGGTATCCATCCGTCGGTCTGAACCAACGGTTCCAAGTACGATATCACCGGTATGGATGCCGATTCCGATCGCGAGAGGGGGCATGCCCTCACCTTCAAGCTCTGTGTTTACCGCTTTCACTGCATGGGCTATATCAATGGCCGCTCTTACAGCATCGGCCGGTTCACGTGGGAACAGACCCATCACTGCATCACCGATAAATTTGTCAATGAATCCATGATTGTTACGGATCACCGGCACAACGCCGGCAAGGTATCGGTTGAGGAGTTTGAATACGTCTTCGGCCGTGGACCGTTCTGCAATGCTGGTGAAGCCGCGGATGTCTGCAAAGAGTACGGTCATTGTTGTACGAACAGCATCGCCGAGGATTACGTCTCGAATGCTGTCCCGTCCCAGCGACTCAAGAAACTCCGTTGGTACGAAGCGAGCCGAGGCCGCCCGAAGCTTCTCTTGCACGTCGTAGAGTCGGGCATTCTCGATCGAAACGGCGATCTGACTGCTGAGCAGCTGTAGTACACGCGTGCGCGATGGTGTGAACGCATGTGTTGTGTTCGTGTTCTCGAAGTATAGCAGACCTATGAGCCTCCCTTGATGGGCGATTGGAAGTGCCATCACGGACCGTGGTCCATTGGCGACGATATAGGAATCGGTGGAAAGTTCATCGTCGATAGAAGCATCATCGATCACGATCGTATTTCCAATTCGAAGTGCTTGAAGCACGAGCGGACGGCAAAGGAGATTCGTGTTCTCAGCCCGCTCCTTCTCCTTCAGCATGGTTGTGCCCTGCAGCGTTGTGCTGGCAACAACATGGAAGTGTGTGCCGTCCTGAAGCACCAGAACGGACCTGTCTGCGCCGGCATTCTCCATCACGATACGCATCATGTCTTGGATGAGATCTTCGAACACAATGGTACCACTGATCGCACTGGAGGCCTTCAGGACTGTATCGATATCAATGGTTTCTTGTCGGAGCCCAACACTACCGGCAAGGGTCGTCTGTGTAACGGTAGGACGGTCATACCGCGCTTCCCGCTGGGAACCTGCTGCAGGAAGGGTAAGCCGGTCTGCAAGGATAGGGGAGCCCCATGCCCTCCATGCAGCAGACGCACGCTGGCGGTAGAATTTGGAGGCATCACGCATCGCAGTGCGATCGATAGCATGCACACACCACTCTGCAGCGAGGGCCGACATCAAGAGGTCGCCAAGATCGTTAGCATGAGACACAGCTGCGCTGAACAATTCCAATGCCGCCTCTGCTCGACCCATAACGAGGTGTTGTGCTCCGAGTAGGATATTGAGTCGTGACTCAAAATTCTCGGCATTGTGCTTTCGCCATTTCTTAAAGAGCCCCACACCGCGCGCGAGTTGGCGTTGATGCACTTTTGAAAGGGGCTTCTCATTCTTCAGGAGGTGTTGAGCATGTGCCAAGGCAGCATAGAACTCGCGGTCAACTTGAAGCGACTGTCCGCTGAGTGCATGTTTCCACGGATCGAACTGTGCACTTACACGAAGCGCTTTGTCGGTCTCCCACAGGAGCGTGGCTATCTGCAGATCTGTTACCAGCCACGAACACATTGCCGTTGCATCCTTACTATCTCGCATGTTCTGGAGCAGAGTCTGCTCATCGTCGATCAGCTCAGTGAGATCATCAACACGTGGCAGGTCAGGTGCAACTGCGGTGATCACCTTTTGAACAGCAGCTTCGAAATATCGCGCAGTCCATGGGAGCCCAGTTGTCCGCTGATATACACGGTGGAGTAACTGTACGGCCTCTGCATTGTATTCGGCTATCTCTAGCAGTGGATATCCGGCAAAGAGGCGTTGCTCCGATTGCACTCCCAAGCTCCACAACGTGCCATGTTGCTCACCTGTTTGAACAGAGATCTCGGCACCGCGTTGAAACTCAGCAATGCAATCCGCGATAGGTCGCGTCCACAAGAGTACATTGCCGGCACTGATATTGTGAGCTCGGATCCGCGCTCCGGCATCCATCGTTCGTGGTACGAGATCGATCGATAACTGCGCGAAAGTTGCAGCGCGTTTTGGCAAGGACATTCCGCCGAGAACCAGACCAAACATCGCGTAGGCATCGATCGATACATCGCTGTGTCCATGGTGCATAACGAGGTAGGTACGCACTAAGACAATGGAGGACAGCAAGTCGATGCTGAAGTTGAAGCCTGGGGAGGTTAGAAGGAAGAGGATCTCGGAGGCAAGCTTGAGGCGTTCGTCATTGTTGAACGGACGCTGACCAAGGACTGTTGGAGTTCTGCCCCGAACGGCACGCCATGTCTTTGCCAGCATTGTTACGATGTCGAGTTTC encodes:
- a CDS encoding type II toxin-antitoxin system VapC family toxin, coding for MQNILLDTHALLWFDQEPERFSPRVKKALCRKSATIFVSPVSLYELQRKLEIGKLPQAARLLENIDRRMVDYDFRFLPITARHAIVAARLDWDHRDPFDRLLVAQATEENCTIVSADQRFSQAGIHVMW
- a CDS encoding DUF4239 domain-containing protein codes for the protein MTLILIIALCFLAATITTLIHVLIHRRVKGALLQPHNEVTAAVYATFGVLYAVILGLLVSHGQTRRDLVAESSVREAAMLVDVAQAARTFSPDISDSLRMACLRYTEHVATQEWNVDLEHNRLKTHHHHFGRIWEIVRSIEPVGPRQESVYLSMLDILGAMSEERYQRISATGDHMSPFLKIVLLIGAGVTVVFLWFFGMLDRRIHLMYTWLVSLMLALVLVLIFALDNPMQLGVGVKPDAYLRAAEDLRSLPTD
- a CDS encoding NADH-quinone oxidoreductase subunit I encodes the protein MANITSNTESQRLTFWERIYLPEIAKGLGLTFKQMFKPSFTRQYPEERWIPEGSYRGRPVLVLEEDGERCVACGLCSRVCPALAIEVRAAETDKDKERYPEKFEINMLRCIYCGFCEEVCPEEAIVMSKDYELVFSSQEEGIFGKDKLLVAVAQLQERLEFLRQWR
- a CDS encoding molybdopterin-dependent oxidoreductase; this translates as MPQIIIDGRIIEASPGQTIIEAALENGITIPHFCWHPALTVAGNCRMCLVNVGSHKKDTDGSLMYGDDGAPVVNWIPKMQIACSTPVADGMIVDTSSEKAETAQNSVMEFLLINHPLDCPICDEAGQCKLQEYAFTHSKGQSRFSEEKVHKEKRIEFGPNVMFDGERCISCSRCIRFADEVAKQPVLTFVQRGDKVTIRTFPGTTFDSQYSMNVIDICPVGALTSIDFRFKARVWEMSFTDSVCPGCARGCNIKIGVMNNEVLRTEPRTNMHVNTYWMCDHGRLAAPGLVNDNRLSGPKVRRQGVLVDATWDEAINAASAALKDLKASQVAVIGSAHASNEDNYVLGRLAHDVLKTTTIDYVKHNDHSFGDDILRVNDVSPNAIGAHSVGIAPKGDGHGIDSMADRIRRGDVKALIVMNEDLASHSPALAEAAASVETLIVLASHNSVTAKQANILLPTATWAEADGTFTNMMHRVQRFQPAVVTTENQRTMGLKMSRWDKFGAPNDRWSNGERRDCKPAWNIVKQIAAALGTNWSYTSGSDVFADITKHVSPFAGMSYELLDAHQGLVLGKASNPEPVGVVYESHVMKPQ
- a CDS encoding outer membrane beta-barrel protein → MMRFTTLVFLLFLAASANSEAQSARSYLPISLTYLAPGGHLADTFGIKPGLGFNLGYQFALDRNWRVGAKGTWMWSPMSENENGDFSEYSATYYQILATVTWRAIKHGWTPYVTVEGGLGFLTLDVMVGNVPVAIDGASAVRGSAGGLVGVLIPLSDKLDVDVAGRYNYAFSENGYSVAGASVGVVYQLTQ
- a CDS encoding AAA family ATPase; translated protein: MNFNKLTLKAQEAVQNAQQIGADNENQAIEPVHVLVAMLQDSDGVVVPVLTKVGVNAEFIRQKSDDLVRALPKVQGFGGTHLSNDTQRVLQDAFKEASGLSDEYISTEHLLLAMIASKNSAGQLLKDQGLTRDAVLKVLKELRGNRRITDQNPEDKYQSLQKYARNLNEEARKGKIDPVIGREEEIRRVLQVLSRRTKNNPVLIGEPGVGKTAIVEGLAQRIVSQDVPETLQSKTIYSLDMGALIAGTQFRGQFEERLKAVVKEVSESNGEFILFIDELHTLVGAGATGGAMDAANILKPALARGDLRAIGATTLDEFQKHIEKDPALEHRFQKVYVAEPTVDDAISILRGLKERYEVHHGVRITDGAIVAAAQLSHRYITDRFLPDKAIDLVDEAASKLRIEIDSMPEELDSLERRIRQLEIERQALLREIA
- the ruvA gene encoding Holliday junction branch migration protein RuvA, whose protein sequence is MIAQLTGLVAQKHGMDIVIDCHGVGYAVSVPLSTADNVPAIGQNVTLLTIMVVREDAMLLFGFSTAAERDAFKLLTSIQGIGGRIALGILSSSSLSDLRKALVNGNLAALQRLPGIGKKTAERLVVELREKFIGVVPDGQSSAPSDLSLSADVAISALQALGYARPAAEKAVKAALASNPDAASSPEKLIRLSLQLAH
- a CDS encoding type II toxin-antitoxin system prevent-host-death family antitoxin, yielding MMVNMHKAKSTLSQLVEAALAGEEVIISRRGKPAVQIVPLDDRSDENLRPMGLGVVAGDTPAGANSTTYSVADEFADEHDPNDPLNW
- the nuoH gene encoding NADH-quinone oxidoreductase subunit NuoH — protein: MSLIQLIIIVIQATILLTLMLVCAAYMVLAERKIAAWIQNRVGPNRVGPWGLFQSFADVIKLNLKEDIVPAAADYKFHALAPVIAIGVAITVYAIIPFSAPLVEIDGIQYGLSMAPNMNIGILAMLAMTSVGVYGIALAGWSSNNKYSLMGGLRSAAQMISYELSMGLAIIGVVLIAGSLNLVEIIQAQTNGIWYVFLQPVGFILFFITALAETNRAPFDLPEAEPELVGGYHTEYSGMKFGLLYLAEYANILASSAIMAALFLGGWDAIPFLDDSAILGLAPNSIPLVLLGHIAFLTKALALVFVFIWVRWSLPRFRYDQLMNLGWKVLLPISLVNVILTGLGVLFFD